From the genome of Desulfovibrio psychrotolerans, one region includes:
- a CDS encoding putative phage tail assembly chaperone: MDARIVLNIKGQNVTFAPTPEIYNDYINAMQANNKVAPSHNFVMRCAVADDKDRVRELLALPGASVQIAGAIVEQYAPDLNIMVGEFSA; this comes from the coding sequence ATGGACGCCAGAATCGTTTTGAACATCAAAGGGCAGAACGTGACCTTTGCTCCCACGCCGGAGATCTACAACGACTACATCAACGCCATGCAGGCTAACAACAAAGTGGCCCCCAGCCACAACTTTGTGATGCGCTGCGCAGTTGCTGACGACAAAGACCGCGTGCGTGAGCTGCTTGCCCTGCCCGGTGCCTCCGTACAGATAGCCGGAGCCATAGTGGAACAGTACGCGCCCGATCTGAACATTATGGTGGGGGAGTTCAGCGCCTAG